A genomic window from Pseudomonadota bacterium includes:
- the hemC gene encoding hydroxymethylbilane synthase, translated as MKDQLVIGTRRSVLALWQSSFIREALQAAFPGLRIELKYIITTGDKTQDSNASIPSIGGKGLFTAELEEALVQQEIDLAVHSLKDLPTTMAAEFVLGAITARGQVADVLISSSGKRLSELPAGAVIGTSSLRRSSQILRMRPDLAPLLIRGNVDTRINKVQAHGGKYDAIVLAHAGIARLGLESQITQVFTDEEMLPAPGQGALTVECRANDSELLQMLTKLHDPLTAAAVTAERAFLSELGAGCNTPVAAHAVIETRGVAQYVVFKGRCLSHDGGNVVEVMGEALLGSETQLGERMAHEVMARGFKRLCAA; from the coding sequence ATGAAAGATCAACTGGTTATAGGAACGCGCAGGAGCGTGCTCGCCCTCTGGCAGAGCAGTTTTATTAGGGAGGCGCTTCAGGCTGCCTTTCCCGGGCTCCGTATTGAGCTTAAGTATATTATCACCACCGGGGATAAAACCCAGGATAGTAACGCCAGCATCCCATCTATCGGGGGCAAGGGGCTCTTTACCGCGGAGCTGGAGGAGGCCCTAGTGCAGCAAGAGATCGACCTTGCGGTGCACTCCCTGAAGGACCTCCCCACAACCATGGCAGCGGAGTTCGTTTTAGGAGCGATTACTGCGCGTGGCCAGGTTGCAGATGTGCTGATCTCAAGCTCTGGAAAGCGCTTGTCAGAGCTTCCAGCCGGAGCAGTTATAGGGACCTCAAGCCTAAGGCGCTCCTCTCAGATTCTGAGGATGCGTCCCGATCTAGCCCCTCTTCTTATTCGCGGAAACGTAGATACCAGGATTAATAAGGTGCAGGCGCATGGGGGTAAGTACGACGCAATCGTGTTGGCACATGCCGGTATAGCTCGCCTTGGGCTAGAGAGCCAAATAACGCAGGTATTTACCGATGAGGAGATGCTTCCGGCGCCCGGTCAGGGAGCCCTCACTGTGGAGTGTCGCGCAAACGATAGCGAGCTTTTGCAGATGTTAACTAAGCTACACGATCCATTGACCGCAGCGGCGGTAACGGCGGAGCGCGCGTTTCTATCTGAGCTTGGTGCGGGATGTAACACCCCGGTAGCGGCGCACGCTGTGATAGAGACAAGGGGTGTCGCTCAATATGTTGTTTTTAAGGGTCGCTGCCTCTCACACGATGGGGGGAATGTTGTTGAGGTAATGGGAGAGGCGCTACTAGGAAGTGAGACTCAGCTCGGCGAAAGGATGGCGCACGAAGTTATGGCGCGTGGCTTTAAGAGACTATGTGCTGCTTAG